A stretch of DNA from Borrelia hispanica CRI:
ATTTTTCTTGTCTTTTTTGTTCTGCTAATTTTAATTTTTCATATTTACTTATTTTGACAAGCTCAGCTTTTTTTTCTTTCAGATTGTGTTTCAATATTTTTTCAGTGCTATCGAGTCTTGTTCTTTTGGGTTTTAGAACTTTTTCAAGAATAGATATATCTTTTTCTAAAGACTTTTTAGTTGAAGCATGGTCAAGTACACCTTTGAACTTAATAGTAAATCCAGTGTTATTCATAATATTCCTCTAGATAGAGACATCTCATATATCTTCATTTGAAGTTTCAAATCCGATATTTTGTTCACCTCCATCAAATCTTTATAATTCAGTGTCTTGACTTCATTAAAGCTACAAATACCCATCATAACGGGGAAGTGATATTTATCTTTTTTTGCGTTTTCAAGAAATTTGAAATATGAATGTGTTATTTCTTGAAGAATATCACTTCTTTTGTTTATTTTCATAGGCGCACACCTTTAAAATTTTGTTTTTCA
This window harbors:
- a CDS encoding DUF1322 family protein, encoding MKINKRSDILQEITHSYFKFLENAKKDKYHFPVMMGICSFNEVKTLNYKDLMEVNKISDLKLQMKIYEMSLSRGIL